A single Vulpes vulpes isolate BD-2025 chromosome 16, VulVul3, whole genome shotgun sequence DNA region contains:
- the LOC112915184 gene encoding small ribosomal subunit protein uS8: MVRMNVLADALKSINNAEKRGKRQVLIRPCSKVIVRFLTVMMKHGYIGEFEIIDDHRAGKIVVNLTGRLNKCGVISPRFDVQLKDLEKWQNNLLPSRQFGFIVLTTSAGIIDHEEARRKHTGGKILGFFF, from the coding sequence ATGGTGCGCATGAACGTCCTGGCAGATGCTCTCAAGAGCATCAACAACGCTGAAAAGAGAGGCAAGCGCCAGGTTCTTATCAGGCCATGCTCCAAAGTCATCGTCCGATTTCTCACTGTGATGATGAAGCATGGTTACATTGGCGAATTTGAAATCATCGATGATCACAGAGCTGGGAAAATTGTTGTGAACCTCACAGGCAGGTTAAACAAGTGTGGAGTGATCAGCCCCAGATTTGATGTACAACtgaaagatctagaaaaatggcagaataaCCTGCTCCCATCCCGCCAGTTTGGTTTCATTGTACTGACAACCTCAGCCGGCATCATCGACCACGAAGAAGCAAGACGAAAACACACAGGAGGGAAAATCCTGGGATTCTTTTTCTAG